The Gordonia sp. KTR9 genome contains a region encoding:
- a CDS encoding acyltransferase family protein, translating into MLSTESGRPESTGLPGTRDLDALTGNRDRVVDLLRIVSLVVVVGGHSIMLTVEVADGAIHLGNTLGDVPALQPATWVLQVLPLFFFAGAAAATLGWTSRGPADIPTAGQWLFGRSQRLLRPVFWYLGTVGAVYAVLSRIGASAAADVVARLGVQLLWFLGAYLLVLAVVPFLQRLSSGGGVALALAFCWGSTAIVDAVRLADGPAALGYLNFLTVWTIPAVLGVAYAKKILRPATALAVAVGALVADLALVSWGPYEVSLVTVPGQQLSNMSPPSLLLAGHAIVLCAGAIAVRRFLAVVVGRPNVWWWVVLGNRGAMTLYLWHLPVLAAIIGTGAALGVDRADVGSASFGAVVGVQTLLLLAAMIPVVGVLSPLENRPLPWWDDPVARRSGPLRNATLLMLLAGVGVAILMVARAGLAGGGVWWLVVGLVCAVAARGLAVPAGRRTTAGVASRRRGSRQVSASR; encoded by the coding sequence ATGCTCAGCACCGAATCCGGACGACCGGAGTCGACCGGTCTGCCGGGTACCCGTGACCTCGACGCTCTCACCGGCAACCGTGATCGCGTCGTCGACCTCCTCCGCATCGTCTCGCTCGTCGTGGTCGTCGGCGGCCACTCGATCATGCTCACCGTCGAGGTCGCCGACGGCGCGATCCATCTGGGCAACACGCTCGGCGACGTGCCCGCATTGCAGCCGGCGACCTGGGTGCTGCAGGTGCTGCCGCTGTTCTTCTTCGCCGGGGCCGCCGCGGCGACCCTCGGCTGGACCTCACGCGGCCCCGCCGACATCCCGACGGCGGGGCAGTGGCTGTTCGGGCGGTCGCAGCGCTTGTTGCGCCCGGTCTTCTGGTACCTCGGAACCGTCGGGGCCGTGTACGCCGTCCTGTCCCGCATCGGTGCCTCGGCAGCGGCCGACGTCGTCGCGCGTCTCGGGGTGCAGTTGCTGTGGTTTCTCGGCGCCTACCTGCTCGTGCTGGCCGTCGTCCCGTTTCTGCAACGGCTCTCCTCCGGTGGTGGCGTGGCGCTCGCTCTGGCGTTCTGTTGGGGGAGTACGGCGATCGTCGACGCCGTCCGACTGGCGGACGGTCCCGCCGCACTGGGCTACCTGAACTTCCTCACCGTGTGGACGATCCCCGCTGTCCTCGGAGTCGCCTACGCCAAGAAGATCCTCCGACCCGCCACGGCACTCGCGGTGGCCGTCGGCGCGCTCGTCGCCGACCTCGCCCTCGTCTCGTGGGGGCCGTACGAGGTCTCGCTCGTGACCGTGCCGGGCCAGCAGTTGTCCAACATGAGTCCGCCGAGCCTGCTGCTCGCCGGCCACGCGATCGTGTTGTGCGCGGGCGCGATCGCCGTGCGCCGGTTCCTCGCGGTCGTCGTCGGCCGTCCGAATGTCTGGTGGTGGGTGGTGCTGGGCAACCGGGGTGCGATGACGCTCTATCTGTGGCATCTGCCGGTGCTCGCGGCGATCATCGGGACCGGTGCTGCGCTCGGTGTCGACCGTGCCGATGTCGGGTCGGCATCGTTCGGGGCCGTCGTCGGTGTGCAGACCCTGCTGCTGCTCGCGGCCATGATCCCGGTGGTCGGGGTGCTGTCGCCGCTGGAGAACCGGCCCCTGCCGTGGTGGGACGATCCCGTTGCCCGACGCAGCGGGCCGCTGCGGAATGCGACCCTGCTGATGCTGCTGGCCGGTGTCGGCGTGGCGATCCTGATGGTCGCGCGTGCCGGACTGGCCGGTGGAGGCGTGTGGTGGCTGGTCGTGGGCCTCGTGTGTGCCGTCGCCGCTCGTGGGCTGGCGGTTCCCGCCGGTCGCCGGACCACGGCGGGAGTTGCTTCCCGGAGACGGGGCTCCCGGCAGGTCAGCGCGTCGCGGTAG
- a CDS encoding Tex family protein, with the protein MSPDSAPEPAPATPGSPAAAPQTVPAPDPAVVNSRIALAIATELGVGVGQVRAAIELLDGGSTVPFVARYRKEATGGLDDAQLRTLDERLGYLRDLEARRQAVRESIAAQGKLDAALDARILEADTKARLEDIYLPYKPKRRTKAQIAREAGHEPVADALLSDPTTDPSTFTAEQLDGARAIAVERFAEDADLVGELRELMWQTGVLRTAVREGKESAGAKFADYFEFSEPFTSLPSHRVLAVLRGEREEILSVTLDADPEAGDRPAGPGPYEQRIAARFGISDQGRPADRWLVDTVRWAWRTKLFVGLSLDVRMRLRQAAEADAVAVFATNLKDLLLAAPAGSRTTMGLDPGLRTGVKVAVVNATGKVVDTATIYPHEPRRDKSGSLAVLGALVEKHGVELIAIGNGTASRETDALAGELLSAIKAAGKTPPTSVVVSEAGASVYSASAYASKELPDLDVSIRGAVSIARRLQDPLAELVKIDPKSIGVGQYQHDISETLLARSLGAVVEDAVNAVGVDVNTASVPLLSRVSGITAGLAESIVAHRDTNGAFRNRKQITAVPRLGPKAFEQCAGFLRIADGDNPLDASSVHPEAYPVVTRIIEKVGTDVRSLIGDTATLTTLRPEEFVDETFGRPTVVDIIAELDKPGRDPRPEFKTATFATGIKKVSDLTPGMVLEGQVTNVAAFGAFVDVGVHQDGLVHVSAMAHRFVSDPHEVVKSGDIVKVKVMDVDVERKRIGLSLRLDDEPGSDGKPARAPRGQAREDSPRGGGQPRKNDQRGGGRGNPAGQGGRGGQANRGGNRNDRRPAPSGAMADALKRAGFGK; encoded by the coding sequence GTGTCACCCGACTCCGCCCCCGAACCCGCGCCCGCGACCCCCGGCTCGCCGGCCGCCGCACCGCAGACGGTGCCCGCGCCCGATCCCGCGGTCGTGAACTCCCGCATCGCCTTGGCGATCGCCACCGAGCTCGGTGTGGGCGTCGGCCAGGTGCGGGCGGCGATCGAACTGCTCGACGGTGGATCGACCGTTCCGTTCGTCGCCCGGTACCGCAAGGAGGCCACCGGTGGTCTCGACGACGCGCAACTCCGCACGCTCGACGAGCGTCTCGGCTACCTGCGCGACCTCGAAGCCCGACGTCAGGCGGTCCGCGAATCGATCGCCGCGCAGGGCAAGCTCGACGCCGCTCTCGACGCACGCATCCTCGAGGCCGACACCAAGGCGCGCCTCGAGGACATCTACCTTCCCTACAAGCCCAAGCGCCGCACCAAGGCCCAGATCGCGCGCGAGGCCGGCCACGAGCCCGTGGCCGATGCGTTGCTCTCGGACCCGACGACGGACCCGTCGACCTTCACCGCCGAGCAACTCGACGGTGCTCGGGCGATCGCGGTGGAGCGGTTCGCCGAGGACGCCGACCTGGTCGGTGAACTCCGCGAACTGATGTGGCAGACGGGAGTGCTGCGCACCGCGGTTCGCGAGGGCAAGGAGTCGGCCGGCGCCAAGTTCGCCGACTACTTCGAGTTCTCCGAACCGTTCACCTCGCTGCCGTCGCATCGGGTCCTGGCGGTGCTGCGCGGGGAGCGCGAGGAGATCCTCTCGGTCACTCTCGACGCCGATCCCGAGGCTGGCGACCGGCCCGCCGGCCCCGGGCCGTACGAGCAGCGGATCGCCGCCCGTTTCGGCATCTCCGATCAGGGCCGTCCCGCCGACCGCTGGCTTGTCGACACGGTGCGATGGGCATGGCGCACCAAGCTCTTCGTCGGGTTGTCCCTCGATGTCCGGATGCGGCTGCGTCAGGCCGCGGAAGCGGATGCGGTCGCCGTGTTCGCGACGAACCTCAAAGACCTCCTGCTGGCCGCGCCCGCCGGATCGCGCACGACCATGGGGCTCGATCCGGGTCTGCGGACCGGTGTGAAGGTCGCCGTCGTGAACGCGACCGGCAAGGTCGTGGACACCGCGACGATCTACCCCCACGAGCCCCGGCGTGACAAGTCCGGCTCGCTGGCCGTGCTGGGCGCGCTGGTCGAGAAGCATGGCGTCGAACTCATCGCCATCGGCAACGGCACCGCCTCGCGGGAGACCGACGCGCTCGCCGGGGAACTGCTGTCCGCGATCAAGGCGGCCGGCAAGACTCCGCCGACGAGTGTCGTCGTGTCCGAGGCCGGTGCCTCGGTGTACTCCGCGTCGGCCTACGCCTCGAAGGAGCTGCCCGACCTCGACGTCTCCATCCGCGGCGCGGTCTCGATCGCGCGTCGACTCCAGGACCCGCTCGCAGAGCTCGTGAAGATCGACCCGAAGTCCATCGGGGTCGGCCAGTACCAGCACGACATCTCCGAGACCCTGCTCGCGCGCTCGCTCGGCGCGGTCGTCGAAGACGCGGTGAACGCGGTGGGCGTCGACGTGAACACCGCCTCGGTGCCCCTGCTGTCCCGGGTCTCCGGCATCACCGCCGGTCTCGCGGAATCGATTGTCGCGCATCGTGACACCAACGGCGCGTTTCGGAATCGCAAGCAGATCACCGCTGTACCCCGACTCGGACCCAAGGCGTTCGAACAGTGCGCAGGCTTCCTGCGCATCGCCGACGGCGACAATCCGCTCGACGCGTCGAGCGTGCACCCCGAGGCGTATCCGGTCGTCACTCGCATCATCGAGAAGGTGGGCACCGATGTCCGGTCGCTGATCGGAGACACCGCGACCCTCACCACGCTGCGTCCCGAGGAGTTCGTCGACGAGACGTTCGGTCGTCCGACCGTCGTCGACATCATCGCCGAACTGGACAAGCCGGGACGCGACCCGCGTCCGGAGTTCAAGACCGCCACCTTCGCCACCGGTATCAAGAAGGTCTCCGACCTCACCCCGGGCATGGTCCTCGAAGGTCAGGTCACCAACGTGGCCGCTTTCGGTGCGTTCGTCGACGTGGGTGTCCACCAGGACGGACTCGTCCACGTCTCCGCGATGGCGCACCGCTTCGTCTCCGACCCCCACGAGGTCGTCAAGTCCGGTGACATCGTGAAGGTGAAGGTCATGGACGTCGACGTCGAACGCAAGCGCATCGGCTTGTCGCTCCGGCTCGACGACGAGCCGGGGAGCGATGGCAAGCCTGCCCGCGCACCTCGCGGTCAGGCGCGTGAGGACTCTCCGCGCGGCGGCGGGCAGCCGCGTAAGAACGACCAGCGCGGCGGCGGTCGCGGCAACCCGGCCGGGCAGGGTGGCCGGGGAGGTCAGGCCAATCGAGGCGGGAATCGCAACGATCGGCGGCCGGCGCCCAGCGGAGCGATGGCCGACGCGCTCAAGCGAGCCGGCTTCGGCAAGTAG
- the rplT gene encoding 50S ribosomal protein L20, producing MARVKRAVNAQKKRRSTLEASKGYRGQRSRLYRKAKEQQLHSLNYAYRDRRARKGEFRKLWISRINAAARANDITYNRLIQGLKAAGVEVDRKVLADIAVTDPEAFTGLVEVARKALPADVNAPAA from the coding sequence ATGGCACGCGTGAAAAGGGCCGTCAACGCCCAGAAGAAGCGTCGGTCCACCCTCGAGGCCTCCAAGGGCTACCGCGGACAGCGGTCGCGCCTGTACCGCAAGGCGAAGGAGCAGCAGCTCCACTCGCTGAACTACGCCTACCGCGACCGTCGCGCGCGCAAGGGTGAGTTCCGCAAGCTGTGGATCTCGCGTATCAACGCCGCGGCCCGCGCCAACGACATCACCTACAACCGACTCATCCAGGGCCTGAAGGCCGCTGGTGTCGAGGTCGACCGCAAGGTGCTCGCCGACATCGCCGTGACCGATCCCGAGGCCTTCACCGGTCTGGTCGAGGTCGCCCGCAAGGCACTGCCGGCCGACGTCAACGCCCCGGCTGCCTGA
- the rpmI gene encoding 50S ribosomal protein L35: MPKSKTHKGTAKRFKVTGSGKIVRQKANRRHLLEHKSSKRTRRLDGTTVVSENDAPRIKRLLNR, translated from the coding sequence ATGCCGAAGAGCAAGACCCACAAGGGCACCGCGAAGCGCTTCAAGGTGACCGGCAGCGGAAAGATCGTCCGCCAGAAGGCCAACCGCCGCCACCTGCTCGAGCACAAGTCGTCCAAGCGCACCCGTCGTCTCGACGGCACCACCGTCGTCAGCGAGAACGACGCCCCGCGCATCAAGCGACTGCTCAACCGCTGA
- a CDS encoding TrmH family RNA methyltransferase — protein sequence MTEILSERSSRVVSYAKLHRAAERREQGRFLAEGANAVASALSVGRVEALLIADEEHHRHRALVETATAAGIPVSVITDRAASKLAETSTPAGIFAICPLLDVPLGSALAGEPRLLAIAVEAREPGNAGTLIRCADAMGADAVVLLGDAVDPHNGKCVRASAGSVFTVPVVRERSVEDALDAIRAAGVTLLATAADGEVDLDSAGDILAGRVAWLFGNEAHGLPPHTQRSADHRVSIPIRGRAESLNVAAAAAICLYESARVHRAAGRV from the coding sequence ATGACGGAGATCCTGTCCGAGCGATCCTCGCGGGTCGTGTCGTATGCGAAGCTGCATCGCGCCGCCGAGCGGCGGGAGCAGGGTCGCTTCCTCGCCGAAGGGGCGAATGCCGTCGCGTCGGCGCTCTCCGTCGGACGGGTCGAGGCGCTCCTGATCGCCGACGAGGAGCACCACCGCCACCGCGCTCTCGTCGAGACCGCCACGGCGGCCGGCATACCGGTGTCGGTGATCACCGACCGTGCCGCGTCCAAACTCGCTGAGACATCCACGCCCGCAGGCATCTTCGCGATCTGTCCGCTTCTCGACGTTCCGCTCGGGTCCGCTCTCGCCGGTGAACCCCGGCTCCTGGCGATCGCCGTCGAGGCCCGTGAGCCCGGCAATGCGGGGACGCTGATCAGGTGCGCCGACGCGATGGGCGCCGACGCCGTCGTCCTGCTGGGCGACGCCGTCGATCCGCACAACGGCAAGTGCGTCCGGGCGAGTGCGGGAAGCGTGTTCACGGTGCCCGTGGTGCGCGAGCGGTCCGTCGAGGACGCGCTCGACGCCATTCGCGCGGCCGGTGTCACGCTGCTCGCCACGGCGGCCGACGGCGAGGTCGACCTGGACTCCGCCGGCGACATCCTCGCCGGCCGCGTCGCCTGGCTCTTCGGCAACGAGGCGCACGGGCTGCCGCCGCACACTCAGCGCTCGGCCGACCATCGCGTGTCCATTCCGATCCGCGGTCGCGCGGAGAGCCTGAATGTCGCTGCCGCGGCGGCCATCTGTCTGTACGAGAGCGCTCGCGTCCACCGCGCGGCGGGTCGCGTCTGA
- the infC gene encoding translation initiation factor IF-3: protein MRPSPRRDGYHCRIEQGGPISTETRINERIRVPEVRLVGPNSEQVGIVRVEDALRLAYEADLDLVEVAPDARPPVCKIMDYGKFKYEAAQKQRESRRNQQMTVIKEQKLRPKIDDHDYETKKGHVIRFLEAGSKVKVTIMFRGREQSRPELGYRLLQRLGNDVADYGFVETSAKQDGRNMTMVLAPHKGAKTRQKAQESRERSGGPKAAADEN, encoded by the coding sequence ATACGTCCCTCGCCACGACGCGACGGTTACCACTGCAGGATTGAACAAGGAGGCCCCATCAGCACTGAGACCCGCATCAACGAGCGCATCCGCGTCCCTGAGGTCCGACTCGTCGGACCCAACTCGGAGCAGGTGGGCATCGTGCGTGTTGAAGATGCGCTTCGCTTGGCCTACGAGGCCGATCTCGACCTGGTCGAGGTGGCTCCGGACGCCCGTCCGCCGGTCTGCAAGATCATGGACTACGGCAAGTTCAAGTACGAAGCGGCCCAGAAGCAGCGCGAATCGCGTCGCAATCAGCAGATGACCGTCATCAAGGAGCAGAAGCTCCGTCCCAAGATCGACGACCACGATTACGAGACCAAGAAGGGTCACGTCATCCGGTTCCTCGAGGCGGGATCCAAGGTGAAGGTCACCATCATGTTCCGCGGCCGCGAGCAGTCCCGTCCCGAGCTCGGCTACCGACTGTTGCAGCGCCTGGGCAACGACGTCGCCGACTACGGCTTCGTCGAGACGTCGGCCAAGCAGGACGGTCGCAACATGACGATGGTCCTCGCCCCGCACAAGGGCGCGAAGACCCGCCAGAAGGCGCAAGAGAGCCGTGAACGTTCCGGTGGCCCGAAGGCCGCCGCGGACGAGAACTGA
- the pheS gene encoding phenylalanine--tRNA ligase subunit alpha yields the protein MATSADATAFPGPDDLEAAASAAIAAFEAAVDLDQLAAAKSAHLGDRSPIALARRALGSIPKDQRSEAGKLVNQVRGRVSAALEARTAVLDAERDAAVLVAESIDVTLPSGRRPVGARHPITVIAEQVADVFVGMGWEIAEGPEVETEHYNFDALNFLPDHPARSMQDTFYIAPEGSRQVLRTHTSPVQVRSMLSRDLPIYVACPGRTFRTDELDATHTPVFHQIEGLAVDKGLTLANLRGTLETFARALFGPETTTRMRASYFPFTEPSAEVDVWFPAKKGGPGWVEWGGCGMVNPNVLRASGIDPDVYSGFAFGMGLERTLQFRNDISDMRDMVEGDIRFTLPFGPAA from the coding sequence GTGGCCACTTCCGCCGACGCAACGGCATTCCCGGGACCCGACGACCTCGAGGCGGCCGCATCCGCGGCGATCGCGGCCTTCGAGGCGGCGGTAGATCTCGATCAGCTCGCCGCGGCCAAGTCGGCGCACCTCGGTGACCGCTCGCCGATCGCTCTCGCCCGCCGCGCGCTGGGTTCGATTCCCAAGGACCAGCGCTCGGAGGCGGGCAAACTGGTCAATCAGGTCCGCGGCCGGGTGTCGGCGGCTCTGGAGGCGCGCACCGCAGTCCTCGACGCCGAGCGCGACGCGGCGGTCCTCGTCGCCGAATCCATCGACGTGACGTTGCCGAGTGGGCGGCGTCCGGTGGGTGCACGTCATCCCATCACCGTCATCGCCGAGCAGGTGGCCGACGTGTTCGTCGGGATGGGCTGGGAGATCGCGGAGGGCCCGGAGGTCGAGACCGAGCACTACAACTTCGACGCGCTCAACTTCCTTCCGGATCATCCCGCCCGGTCCATGCAGGACACCTTCTACATCGCGCCCGAGGGGTCTCGTCAGGTCCTGCGGACGCACACCTCGCCGGTGCAGGTGCGGTCGATGCTGAGCCGCGACCTGCCCATCTACGTCGCCTGTCCCGGCCGTACGTTCCGGACCGACGAACTCGACGCCACCCACACGCCGGTGTTCCATCAGATCGAGGGCCTCGCCGTCGACAAGGGGCTCACGCTCGCCAATCTGCGCGGCACCCTCGAGACCTTCGCCCGAGCGCTCTTCGGACCGGAGACGACGACCCGTATGCGGGCGAGCTACTTCCCGTTCACCGAACCCTCCGCCGAGGTCGACGTGTGGTTCCCCGCCAAGAAGGGCGGGCCGGGCTGGGTCGAGTGGGGCGGTTGCGGCATGGTCAATCCGAATGTGTTGCGCGCCAGCGGTATCGATCCCGACGTCTACTCCGGCTTCGCCTTCGGCATGGGTCTGGAGCGCACCCTGCAGTTCCGCAACGACATCTCCGACATGCGCGACATGGTCGAGGGTGACATCCGTTTCACCCTCCCGTTCGGTCCGGCCGCCTGA
- a CDS encoding DUF1844 domain-containing protein, which produces MAENSYSSPAPLPPEGATGGGADTEDAAHTDPDNVRDLGDIPAIEVITRSIVMLMSAAAEKLGLAEGTPADRIDLPEARTLITALAGIVDASKADLGIHAAPIRDGLKSLQLAFREASAYPDEPGEGPGEKYTGPVRAPRR; this is translated from the coding sequence ATGGCCGAGAACTCCTATTCGTCACCTGCACCGTTACCCCCGGAAGGTGCGACGGGTGGCGGCGCCGACACGGAAGATGCAGCGCACACCGATCCGGACAACGTCCGTGACCTGGGCGATATTCCGGCCATCGAGGTCATCACCCGGTCCATCGTCATGCTGATGAGTGCGGCGGCCGAGAAGCTCGGACTGGCCGAGGGCACCCCCGCCGACCGCATCGACCTCCCCGAGGCCCGCACCCTGATCACCGCCCTGGCCGGCATCGTCGACGCGTCGAAGGCCGATCTCGGCATCCATGCCGCGCCCATCCGTGACGGCCTGAAGAGCCTGCAGCTGGCGTTCCGGGAGGCGAGTGCCTACCCGGACGAGCCCGGCGAGGGCCCGGGCGAGAAGTACACCGGTCCGGTTCGCGCGCCTCGGCGGTAG